One Festucalex cinctus isolate MCC-2025b chromosome 1, RoL_Fcin_1.0, whole genome shotgun sequence genomic region harbors:
- the engl gene encoding transforming growth factor beta receptor type 3 isoform X2: protein MMPSLSGMGWTVFCVLLLWRRQSAASKEKQCSVDRVGALHPVEALLEKFEAGPGCAARESGDKETHVIAVGRVTSGPDNMVTVLLKPLSLSLSKSALRKVHLLLSSKQPISWRLEAERLPPDLPVRVKVSSNSSVKSQTLRLLIRPLHWLPFRPRALHRWALKHNGNLSSMTHVTQGNRVYVRLGEDLTQPPVCHLKSMFLSNNYMTSDLQPQEVQGCGQSSASGNNPEVHVIKLHSAGSGLCGSLQVEVIVSLVPPSDNSSRQNVVLILSSSVPVNWAIVAHNVHGHIFVHSSNSVSPPFPPESELILTTTLIPDLSTIPDLLVWASDNGYNNVTSYTEADQANRFVIQLAGTKADVFVAMRTIAKRPKWGEKRRLREWLNGGGRAEGGRDSFTVQCEDGRLSVAVDQHNLQSLSVPVAAVTLRDPTCQAQSNGSHFLLVFPVISCGTEGQLLGHTKGVQYKNMLLLWKDQPHTMLPHNETDWIARSSLGIHFSCLDDMASGTPQLGPTDDVNTSQAPWVPLPDPGPFHTFSTPKLKSGPLLLLKLFVTESYKQRRIGPCVIAADQRVYVEISAKGPFINVAEVKSCVVSPLSDPKNSPFWTIISNNCPADPSLTFVHAKVEEETEDADEQEEEEDEEEEEEDSLEDKNKEISDEDEGVSFHSKSRRKGREDPSRKETVIRPLRFSFILRPVYNVSMQFLHCSLHICVSDKATREAAKKRVKKECPDGKRVPPLVPRTLGQQCEIRNLSRPMVVTQAVDSLAHKALKATTGLRTKRLSVSPVAIPASSQQRSSSMQTGPMIGIALAAFVMGVSLMGGLCYIYTYTASREIAFEGEGYLTDQTPGGHNPLGPPCLLDDLTISVSRISSN from the exons ATGATGCCTTCATTGTCAGGAATGGGATGGACTGTTTTTTGCGTCCTGCTGCTGTGGAGAAGACAGTCAG CTGCCAGTAAAGAGAAGCAATGTTCTGTGGATCGAGTGGGGGCGCTCCATCCAGTTGAGGCTCTGCTGGAGAAGTTTGAGGCTGGCCCAGGCTGTGCCGCCAGAGAGAGTGGGGACAAGGAGACACACGTCATCGCGGTGGGGAGGGTCACAAGCGGCCCTGACAACATG GTCACAGTATTACTCAAGCCCTTGTCTCTGAGTCTGAGCAAGTCAGCTTTGAGAAAAGTTCACTTACTACTCAGCTCCAAGCAGCCAATCAGCTGGAGGCTGGAAGCTGAGAGGCTGCCCCCTGACCTTCCTGTACGAGTGAAG GTGTCCTCAAACTCCAGTGTAAAGTCCCAAACTCTACGTTTGCTCATCCGGCCGCTACATTGGCTCCCATTCCGCCCGCGTGCACTTCACCGCTGGGCTCTGAAACACAACGGCAACCTGTCCTCTATGACACACGTTACCCAGGGAAACCGAGTGTACGTCCGGCTTGGAGAGG ATCTGACTCAACCTCCTGTTTGCCATCTCAAATCCATGTTCCTCTCCAACAATTACATGACTTCGGACCTGCAACCGCAGGAAGTACAAGGCTGCGGCCAATCATCAGCAAGTGGAAACAACCCAGAGGTTCATGTCATCAAACTCCATTCAGCAGGCTCGGGACTCTGTGG CTCACTGCAGGTGGAGGTAATTGTCTCCCTCGTGCCACCATCGGATAATTCCTCGAGGCAAAATGTGGTGCTGATTCTTAGCAGTTCGGTGCCAGTCAACTGGGCCATTGTTGCTCACAACGTCCATGGTCATATATTTGTTCAT TCCTCAAACAGTGTTTCCCCTCCCTTCCCTCCTGAGTCTGAACTGATTCTGACTACCACACTCATCCCCGACCTGTCCACCATACCGGACCTGCTTGTGTGGGCCAGTGACAATGGCTACAACAATGTGACCTCTTACACTGAGGCTGACCAGGCCAATCGCTTTGTGATCCAGCTGGCTGGAACCAAGGCAG ATGTGTTTGTAGCGATGAGGACCATTGCCAAGAGGCCAAAGTGGGGTGAGAAGCGGCGCCTGCGAGAATGGCTCAACGGCGGAGGGAGAGCAGAAGGAGGCCGAGACAGTTTCACAGTGCAGTGTGAAGATGGACGCCTCAGTGTGGCAGTGGACCAACACAACCTGCAG AGTCTGTCTGTGCCTGTTGCTGCTGTAACTTTGCGGGACCCAACATGCCAGGCTCAATCCAATGGGAGTCATTTCCTGTTGGTGTTTCCAGTCATTTCCTGTGGGACAGAGGGACAGCTACTGGGACATACTAAAGGGGTGCAGTACAAAAACATG TTGCTGTTATGGAAAGACCAACCTCATACCATGTTGCCACACAATGAGACTGATTGGATAGCCAGAAGTTCACTTGGAATACAT TTCAGCTGTTTGGACGACATGGCCAGCGGCACGCCTCAACTCGGTCCTACTGATGATGTCAATACTTCTCAGGCACCGTGGGTTCCCTTGCCTGATCCCGGACCGTTCCACACGTTTTCCACACCCAAACTCAAATCGGGGCCTTTGCTTCTTCTCAAGCTTTTCGTCACTGAGAGTTACAAGCAACGACGCATCGGACCCTGCGTGATCGCTGCTGACCAGCGTGTTTATGTCGAG ATTTCTGCCAAGGGGCCCTTCATCAACGTCGCTGAGGTGAAGTCATGTGTTGTTTCTCCTCTGTCAGATCCCAAAAACTCTCCGTTCTGGACTATCATAAGCAACAACTGTCCTGCAGACCCCTCGCTTACCTTTGTGCACGCAAAAGTGGAAGAGGAGACAGAAGATGCTGacgagcaggaggaggaggaagacgaagaggaggaagaggaagacagTCTAGAAGATAAAAACAAGGAGATCAGTGACGAAGATGAAGGTGTCTCCTTCCACTCCAAGTCTAGAAGAAAAGGGAGAGAAGATCCATCGCGGAAGGAAACCGTTATAAGGCCCTTACGATTTAGTTTCATCCTTCGACCAGTTTACAATGTCTCCATGCAGTTTCTCCACTGCAGCCTTCACATCTGCGTCTCGGACAAGGCAACAAGGGAAGCCGCAAAGAAAAGAGTCAAGAAAGAATGTCCAGATGGGAAACGTGTCCCTCCGCTTGTGCCCAGGACACTTGGACAGCAG TGTGAGATTCGAAACCTGTCCCGTCCCATGGTGGTCACCCAAGCCGTTGACTCACTAGCGCATAAAGCACTCAAGGCCACCACAGGCCTACGAACCAAGAGACTGAGTGTCTCTCCTGTGGCCATTCCTGCCTCATCACAACAAAGAA GTTCTTCAATGCAGACAGGACCAATGATAGGAATTGCCTTGGCAGCCTTTGTAATGGGTGTCAGTTTGATGGGGGGGCTGTGCTACATCTACACTTACACAG CTTCCCGCGAGATAGCATTTGAAGGAGAGGGTTACTTAACAGACCAGACCCCTGGCGGTCACAACCCATTGGGTCCACCTTGCCTGTTGGATGACTTGACCATCTCAGTTTCAAG GATTTCCTCCAACTGA
- the engl gene encoding transforming growth factor beta receptor type 3 isoform X1 has protein sequence MMPSLSGMGWTVFCVLLLWRRQSAASKEKQCSVDRVGALHPVEALLEKFEAGPGCAARESGDKETHVIAVGRVTSGPDNMVTVLLKPLSLSLSKSALRKVHLLLSSKQPISWRLEAERLPPDLPVRVKVSSNSSVKSQTLRLLIRPLHWLPFRPRALHRWALKHNGNLSSMTHVTQGNRVYVRLGEDLTQPPVCHLKSMFLSNNYMTSDLQPQEVQGCGQSSASGNNPEVHVIKLHSAGSGLCGSLQVEVIVSLVPPSDNSSRQNVVLILSSSVPVNWAIVAHNVHGHIFVHSSNSVSPPFPPESELILTTTLIPDLSTIPDLLVWASDNGYNNVTSYTEADQANRFVIQLAGTKADVFVAMRTIAKRPKWGEKRRLREWLNGGGRAEGGRDSFTVQCEDGRLSVAVDQHNLQSLSVPVAAVTLRDPTCQAQSNGSHFLLVFPVISCGTEGQLLGHTKGVQYKNMLLLWKDQPHTMLPHNETDWIARSSLGIHFSCLDDMASGTPQLGPTDDVNTSQAPWVPLPDPGPFHTFSTPKLKSGPLLLLKLFVTESYKQRRIGPCVIAADQRVYVEISAKGPFINVAEVKSCVVSPLSDPKNSPFWTIISNNCPADPSLTFVHAKVEEETEDADEQEEEEDEEEEEEDSLEDKNKEISDEDEGVSFHSKSRRKGREDPSRKETVIRPLRFSFILRPVYNVSMQFLHCSLHICVSDKATREAAKKRVKKECPDGKRVPPLVPRTLGQQCEIRNLSRPMVVTQAVDSLAHKALKATTGLRTKRLSVSPVAIPASSQQRILAGSSMQTGPMIGIALAAFVMGVSLMGGLCYIYTYTASREIAFEGEGYLTDQTPGGHNPLGPPCLLDDLTISVSRISSN, from the exons ATGATGCCTTCATTGTCAGGAATGGGATGGACTGTTTTTTGCGTCCTGCTGCTGTGGAGAAGACAGTCAG CTGCCAGTAAAGAGAAGCAATGTTCTGTGGATCGAGTGGGGGCGCTCCATCCAGTTGAGGCTCTGCTGGAGAAGTTTGAGGCTGGCCCAGGCTGTGCCGCCAGAGAGAGTGGGGACAAGGAGACACACGTCATCGCGGTGGGGAGGGTCACAAGCGGCCCTGACAACATG GTCACAGTATTACTCAAGCCCTTGTCTCTGAGTCTGAGCAAGTCAGCTTTGAGAAAAGTTCACTTACTACTCAGCTCCAAGCAGCCAATCAGCTGGAGGCTGGAAGCTGAGAGGCTGCCCCCTGACCTTCCTGTACGAGTGAAG GTGTCCTCAAACTCCAGTGTAAAGTCCCAAACTCTACGTTTGCTCATCCGGCCGCTACATTGGCTCCCATTCCGCCCGCGTGCACTTCACCGCTGGGCTCTGAAACACAACGGCAACCTGTCCTCTATGACACACGTTACCCAGGGAAACCGAGTGTACGTCCGGCTTGGAGAGG ATCTGACTCAACCTCCTGTTTGCCATCTCAAATCCATGTTCCTCTCCAACAATTACATGACTTCGGACCTGCAACCGCAGGAAGTACAAGGCTGCGGCCAATCATCAGCAAGTGGAAACAACCCAGAGGTTCATGTCATCAAACTCCATTCAGCAGGCTCGGGACTCTGTGG CTCACTGCAGGTGGAGGTAATTGTCTCCCTCGTGCCACCATCGGATAATTCCTCGAGGCAAAATGTGGTGCTGATTCTTAGCAGTTCGGTGCCAGTCAACTGGGCCATTGTTGCTCACAACGTCCATGGTCATATATTTGTTCAT TCCTCAAACAGTGTTTCCCCTCCCTTCCCTCCTGAGTCTGAACTGATTCTGACTACCACACTCATCCCCGACCTGTCCACCATACCGGACCTGCTTGTGTGGGCCAGTGACAATGGCTACAACAATGTGACCTCTTACACTGAGGCTGACCAGGCCAATCGCTTTGTGATCCAGCTGGCTGGAACCAAGGCAG ATGTGTTTGTAGCGATGAGGACCATTGCCAAGAGGCCAAAGTGGGGTGAGAAGCGGCGCCTGCGAGAATGGCTCAACGGCGGAGGGAGAGCAGAAGGAGGCCGAGACAGTTTCACAGTGCAGTGTGAAGATGGACGCCTCAGTGTGGCAGTGGACCAACACAACCTGCAG AGTCTGTCTGTGCCTGTTGCTGCTGTAACTTTGCGGGACCCAACATGCCAGGCTCAATCCAATGGGAGTCATTTCCTGTTGGTGTTTCCAGTCATTTCCTGTGGGACAGAGGGACAGCTACTGGGACATACTAAAGGGGTGCAGTACAAAAACATG TTGCTGTTATGGAAAGACCAACCTCATACCATGTTGCCACACAATGAGACTGATTGGATAGCCAGAAGTTCACTTGGAATACAT TTCAGCTGTTTGGACGACATGGCCAGCGGCACGCCTCAACTCGGTCCTACTGATGATGTCAATACTTCTCAGGCACCGTGGGTTCCCTTGCCTGATCCCGGACCGTTCCACACGTTTTCCACACCCAAACTCAAATCGGGGCCTTTGCTTCTTCTCAAGCTTTTCGTCACTGAGAGTTACAAGCAACGACGCATCGGACCCTGCGTGATCGCTGCTGACCAGCGTGTTTATGTCGAG ATTTCTGCCAAGGGGCCCTTCATCAACGTCGCTGAGGTGAAGTCATGTGTTGTTTCTCCTCTGTCAGATCCCAAAAACTCTCCGTTCTGGACTATCATAAGCAACAACTGTCCTGCAGACCCCTCGCTTACCTTTGTGCACGCAAAAGTGGAAGAGGAGACAGAAGATGCTGacgagcaggaggaggaggaagacgaagaggaggaagaggaagacagTCTAGAAGATAAAAACAAGGAGATCAGTGACGAAGATGAAGGTGTCTCCTTCCACTCCAAGTCTAGAAGAAAAGGGAGAGAAGATCCATCGCGGAAGGAAACCGTTATAAGGCCCTTACGATTTAGTTTCATCCTTCGACCAGTTTACAATGTCTCCATGCAGTTTCTCCACTGCAGCCTTCACATCTGCGTCTCGGACAAGGCAACAAGGGAAGCCGCAAAGAAAAGAGTCAAGAAAGAATGTCCAGATGGGAAACGTGTCCCTCCGCTTGTGCCCAGGACACTTGGACAGCAG TGTGAGATTCGAAACCTGTCCCGTCCCATGGTGGTCACCCAAGCCGTTGACTCACTAGCGCATAAAGCACTCAAGGCCACCACAGGCCTACGAACCAAGAGACTGAGTGTCTCTCCTGTGGCCATTCCTGCCTCATCACAACAAAGAA TCTTGGCAGGTTCTTCAATGCAGACAGGACCAATGATAGGAATTGCCTTGGCAGCCTTTGTAATGGGTGTCAGTTTGATGGGGGGGCTGTGCTACATCTACACTTACACAG CTTCCCGCGAGATAGCATTTGAAGGAGAGGGTTACTTAACAGACCAGACCCCTGGCGGTCACAACCCATTGGGTCCACCTTGCCTGTTGGATGACTTGACCATCTCAGTTTCAAG GATTTCCTCCAACTGA
- the engl gene encoding transforming growth factor beta receptor type 3 isoform X3, with protein sequence MMPSLSGMGWTVFCVLLLWRRQSAASKEKQCSVDRVGALHPVEALLEKFEAGPGCAARESGDKETHVIAVGRVTSGPDNMVTVLLKPLSLSLSKSALRKVHLLLSSKQPISWRLEAERLPPDLPVRVKVSSNSSVKSQTLRLLIRPLHWLPFRPRALHRWALKHNGNLSSMTHVTQGNRVYVRLGEDLTQPPVCHLKSMFLSNNYMTSDLQPQEVQGCGQSSASGNNPEVHVIKLHSAGSGLCGSLQVEVIVSLVPPSDNSSRQNVVLILSSSVPVNWAIVAHNVHGHIFVHSSNSVSPPFPPESELILTTTLIPDLSTIPDLLVWASDNGYNNVTSYTEADQANRFVIQLAGTKADVFVAMRTIAKRPKWGEKRRLREWLNGGGRAEGGRDSFTVQCEDGRLSVAVDQHNLQSLSVPVAAVTLRDPTCQAQSNGSHFLLVFPVISCGTEGQLLGHTKGVQYKNMLLLWKDQPHTMLPHNETDWIARSSLGIHFSCLDDMASGTPQLGPTDDVNTSQAPWVPLPDPGPFHTFSTPKLKSGPLLLLKLFVTESYKQRRIGPCVIAADQRVYVEISAKGPFINVAEVKSCVVSPLSDPKNSPFWTIISNNCPADPSLTFVHAKVEEETEDADEQEEEEDEEEEEEDSLEDKNKEISDEDEGVSFHSKSRRKGREDPSRKETVIRPLRFSFILRPVYNVSMQFLHCSLHICVSDKATREAAKKRVKKECPDGKRVPPLVPRTLGQQCEIRNLSRPMVVTQAVDSLAHKALKATTGLRTKRLSVSPVAIPASSQQRILAGSSMQTGPMIGIALAAFVMGVSLMGGLCYIYTYTGFPPTEEMLNGVKTNYSCAIP encoded by the exons ATGATGCCTTCATTGTCAGGAATGGGATGGACTGTTTTTTGCGTCCTGCTGCTGTGGAGAAGACAGTCAG CTGCCAGTAAAGAGAAGCAATGTTCTGTGGATCGAGTGGGGGCGCTCCATCCAGTTGAGGCTCTGCTGGAGAAGTTTGAGGCTGGCCCAGGCTGTGCCGCCAGAGAGAGTGGGGACAAGGAGACACACGTCATCGCGGTGGGGAGGGTCACAAGCGGCCCTGACAACATG GTCACAGTATTACTCAAGCCCTTGTCTCTGAGTCTGAGCAAGTCAGCTTTGAGAAAAGTTCACTTACTACTCAGCTCCAAGCAGCCAATCAGCTGGAGGCTGGAAGCTGAGAGGCTGCCCCCTGACCTTCCTGTACGAGTGAAG GTGTCCTCAAACTCCAGTGTAAAGTCCCAAACTCTACGTTTGCTCATCCGGCCGCTACATTGGCTCCCATTCCGCCCGCGTGCACTTCACCGCTGGGCTCTGAAACACAACGGCAACCTGTCCTCTATGACACACGTTACCCAGGGAAACCGAGTGTACGTCCGGCTTGGAGAGG ATCTGACTCAACCTCCTGTTTGCCATCTCAAATCCATGTTCCTCTCCAACAATTACATGACTTCGGACCTGCAACCGCAGGAAGTACAAGGCTGCGGCCAATCATCAGCAAGTGGAAACAACCCAGAGGTTCATGTCATCAAACTCCATTCAGCAGGCTCGGGACTCTGTGG CTCACTGCAGGTGGAGGTAATTGTCTCCCTCGTGCCACCATCGGATAATTCCTCGAGGCAAAATGTGGTGCTGATTCTTAGCAGTTCGGTGCCAGTCAACTGGGCCATTGTTGCTCACAACGTCCATGGTCATATATTTGTTCAT TCCTCAAACAGTGTTTCCCCTCCCTTCCCTCCTGAGTCTGAACTGATTCTGACTACCACACTCATCCCCGACCTGTCCACCATACCGGACCTGCTTGTGTGGGCCAGTGACAATGGCTACAACAATGTGACCTCTTACACTGAGGCTGACCAGGCCAATCGCTTTGTGATCCAGCTGGCTGGAACCAAGGCAG ATGTGTTTGTAGCGATGAGGACCATTGCCAAGAGGCCAAAGTGGGGTGAGAAGCGGCGCCTGCGAGAATGGCTCAACGGCGGAGGGAGAGCAGAAGGAGGCCGAGACAGTTTCACAGTGCAGTGTGAAGATGGACGCCTCAGTGTGGCAGTGGACCAACACAACCTGCAG AGTCTGTCTGTGCCTGTTGCTGCTGTAACTTTGCGGGACCCAACATGCCAGGCTCAATCCAATGGGAGTCATTTCCTGTTGGTGTTTCCAGTCATTTCCTGTGGGACAGAGGGACAGCTACTGGGACATACTAAAGGGGTGCAGTACAAAAACATG TTGCTGTTATGGAAAGACCAACCTCATACCATGTTGCCACACAATGAGACTGATTGGATAGCCAGAAGTTCACTTGGAATACAT TTCAGCTGTTTGGACGACATGGCCAGCGGCACGCCTCAACTCGGTCCTACTGATGATGTCAATACTTCTCAGGCACCGTGGGTTCCCTTGCCTGATCCCGGACCGTTCCACACGTTTTCCACACCCAAACTCAAATCGGGGCCTTTGCTTCTTCTCAAGCTTTTCGTCACTGAGAGTTACAAGCAACGACGCATCGGACCCTGCGTGATCGCTGCTGACCAGCGTGTTTATGTCGAG ATTTCTGCCAAGGGGCCCTTCATCAACGTCGCTGAGGTGAAGTCATGTGTTGTTTCTCCTCTGTCAGATCCCAAAAACTCTCCGTTCTGGACTATCATAAGCAACAACTGTCCTGCAGACCCCTCGCTTACCTTTGTGCACGCAAAAGTGGAAGAGGAGACAGAAGATGCTGacgagcaggaggaggaggaagacgaagaggaggaagaggaagacagTCTAGAAGATAAAAACAAGGAGATCAGTGACGAAGATGAAGGTGTCTCCTTCCACTCCAAGTCTAGAAGAAAAGGGAGAGAAGATCCATCGCGGAAGGAAACCGTTATAAGGCCCTTACGATTTAGTTTCATCCTTCGACCAGTTTACAATGTCTCCATGCAGTTTCTCCACTGCAGCCTTCACATCTGCGTCTCGGACAAGGCAACAAGGGAAGCCGCAAAGAAAAGAGTCAAGAAAGAATGTCCAGATGGGAAACGTGTCCCTCCGCTTGTGCCCAGGACACTTGGACAGCAG TGTGAGATTCGAAACCTGTCCCGTCCCATGGTGGTCACCCAAGCCGTTGACTCACTAGCGCATAAAGCACTCAAGGCCACCACAGGCCTACGAACCAAGAGACTGAGTGTCTCTCCTGTGGCCATTCCTGCCTCATCACAACAAAGAA TCTTGGCAGGTTCTTCAATGCAGACAGGACCAATGATAGGAATTGCCTTGGCAGCCTTTGTAATGGGTGTCAGTTTGATGGGGGGGCTGTGCTACATCTACACTTACACAG GATTTCCTCCAACTGAAGAGATGCTGAACGGAGTTAAGACAAACTACTCTTGTGCAATACCCTGA